DNA from Krasilnikovia cinnamomea:
TCCAGGGCGACCGAGCCCCGGAATCCGCGCGGCGCCAGCGAACGCAGCAGTTCCGCGCAGGGCTGGGCACCCCGGCCGGGCACGAGATGCTCGTCGCGCCCCTCGCCGGTCCCGTCGCCGAGGTGCACGTGCTTGAGGCCCGCGCCCATCCGCTCGGCCATCTCCATCGCGTCGCCGCGGGCCGCCGCGCAGTGCGACAGGTCGAGCGTGTACGCGTCGTACCCGGCCTCGGTGGGGTCCCAGCCCGGCACGTACGGCACGAAGGTCCGCCCGGCCATCCGCACGGGGTACATGTTCTCGATCGCGAAGGTCGTGTCGGGGTGCCGGGCCTGCACCTTGGCCAGGCCGGCCGCGAAGCCGCGGGCGTAGTCGCGCTGCCAGGTGAACGGCGGGTGCACCACCACGGTCGGGGCGCCGAGGGTCTCGGCCAGCTGGGCGGCCCGGTTCAGCCGCTCCCACGGGTCGGGGCTCCACACCCGCTGGGTGACGAGCAGGCAGGGGGCGTGGACCGAGAGCACCGGGACGCCGTAGTGGTCGGCCAGGCCCTGCAGCGCGCCGGCGTCCTGGCTGACGGCGTCGGTCCACACCATGACCTCGAGACCGTCGTAGCCGACGGTGGCCGCCATCTCGAAGGCGGCCGCGGTGGGTTCGGGGAACACCGAGGAACTGGACAGGAGCACGGGGACGCGGAAGGCCACGGGACCAGGGTAGACCCGCGACGCGCGCCGCTCCGGAGTCGATCAGGACATAACCCGTCAAACAGGTCGACATCCCGCACCCGGATTCACCCCCGCGTACGCTGTCAGGGGTGAGCCGCAAGACCCCCGTACGCATCACCCTGGATTCCGAGGCCGCGCGCGATCGTGAGGTCGAGCTCGACTTCCCTCGCGAGTGGATCGAATTCGTCGACCCCGCCGACGAGCAGCATGTCGTGCGCGCCGAC
Protein-coding regions in this window:
- a CDS encoding sugar phosphate isomerase/epimerase family protein produces the protein MAFRVPVLLSSSSVFPEPTAAAFEMAATVGYDGLEVMVWTDAVSQDAGALQGLADHYGVPVLSVHAPCLLVTQRVWSPDPWERLNRAAQLAETLGAPTVVVHPPFTWQRDYARGFAAGLAKVQARHPDTTFAIENMYPVRMAGRTFVPYVPGWDPTEAGYDAYTLDLSHCAAARGDAMEMAERMGAGLKHVHLGDGTGEGRDEHLVPGRGAQPCAELLRSLAPRGFRGSVALEVSTRKVTSRAVREADLRESLEFARRHLAAADSPAPLPS